From the Candidatus Bipolaricaulota bacterium genome, the window AGTTTGCCGGGTACAACCTGTTCAAGCCAAGTGGGGTTCCGCTGGCGCAGCTCGAGATTGTGGAGATCGGGTTGGACGAGCTCGAAGCGATGCGATTGTGCGACTTCGACGGGCACGATCAAGAGACGGCAGCAGCGGAGATGGGGGTCTCGCGCGGCACGGTGCAGCGCCTCCTCTACTCCGGCCGGAGGAAGCTGATCGACACCGTGGTGCACGGAAAGGCGCTCGTTGTCTCAGGAGCCGAGCACGTGCTGATCCGCCCGCCCGGACGCCACGGCCGCGGCTGGGGCGGAAGATGGGCCGGGCAGCAGCCGAAGGGGTGATCGATCGGATCCACGTGCTGACGCTCGTCATGGAGGCCGTTACGCCTCGGTTGCATTGCTCCGCCGATTTCGCCCCCGTATAATCCCGCGGGTGATCGCGC encodes:
- a CDS encoding DUF134 domain-containing protein, whose translation is MGRQKKPRYCREFAGYNLFKPSGVPLAQLEIVEIGLDELEAMRLCDFDGHDQETAAAEMGVSRGTVQRLLYSGRRKLIDTVVHGKALVVSGAEHVLIRPPGRHGRGWGGRWAGQQPKG